From the Paenibacillus sp. MMS20-IR301 genome, the window CGTGAGGAAAGACACCGCGTTCATCACAAAGGCCAGATCCGGACCGAAGTAGAATGAGACGAGCCCCCCGGTAAAAGCGCCCAGTATAAGCACGCAGCCGTTCAGCAGCTGCTCTAGACCGTTAATCCGCAGTAAATCCTCCGGCGCAGCCAGCAGCGGAATATAGGATTTGCGTACCGGGCTATAGACTGCCTCGCCTGCAGCCATCACGAAGCCGCCGGCATACACCAGCCACAGCATTTCCTTGCCGTCCACAAGCATTAGGGATAAGGCTACAGGCACACGCAGGAAATCAACCGTCATCATGATGCCTTTGCGCGGAAGCCTGCTTGCCAGCAGCCCGCCAAGCGGTGCCATGAACAAATAAGGCAATACCCTCACTCCAAGCGATATGCCTACAGCCATTCCTGAACCGGTTAAATGAAGCACCAGCGCCAGCATGGCAATACTGCTGAACCGGTCACCGATACCGTTGATCAGGCCGGCAGCGAACAGCCGCCGGTACCCTCTATTGTTCCCCGTAAATAATCTTAAGCTGGCAGTCATTGTTTATGCTCCTCATTTAATTATATAATTATATAATTATCTAATTAGATGTTAATATAATATATAAATTGAAGCAATGTTTTATTTCCTGCAATTTGCTAAACTTAAGCCATTCCATTGAAAGCAGGTGCTTCTCTTGTGAAGATAGACCGGTTGCTCTCGATTGTTATTCTGCTGCTCAACCGGCCGCTGGTTCAGGCCAAGGAGCTGGCCGATATGTTCGAGGTCTCTGTGCGCACGATTTACCGTGATATAGACAGCATTAACAACGCAGGCATTCCCGTTGTCACGTACCAGGGCTCAGGCGGCGGCATTGGCCTTATGCAAGGCTACCGGCTGGACCGCAACGTTCTTTCCCAGAAGGAGCTGGCTGATATCTTTAATGCGCTGCAGAGCGTCTCTTCCTACGGCGGAGAAGAGCATCAGCTCCTGATGGAGAAGATCAGCAGCGTGATTCCTCCCTCCCAAACCGCCGCTTTCCGCAGCAAAACTACCCAAATGATCGTCGACTTCTCCCCTTGGGGGCTGATGGGTCCGCTTGAGCAGCGGCTCAGCCTGCTGAAGGAAGCGCTGGAGGGCAATTCCGTTGTGTCCTTCGAATATGTTTCCGCGGACGGCCGGGGCAGCAAACGCATAGTCGAGCCTTATACACTGGTACTCAAAGGCCAGAGCTGGTACTTATACGGATTCTGCACAGAACGCCGGGATTTCCGGCTCTTCAAGCTGCTGCGGATGAAGGCGCTGGTGAAGGAGCAGGAGCATTATGTCCGCCAGGATATTCCGCTGAAGGAGCTGCCTTGGAGTGACGGCTGGAAGGAGCCGCAGAACACCGAGGCGCTTACGCTGCATTTCCCGGCCTGGGGAAAACATCTTGCCGAGGAATACTTCGACTCCGAGGAGCTGCAGCCGGATGGCAGCGGCGGCTATAGGCTG encodes:
- a CDS encoding YafY family protein; this translates as MKIDRLLSIVILLLNRPLVQAKELADMFEVSVRTIYRDIDSINNAGIPVVTYQGSGGGIGLMQGYRLDRNVLSQKELADIFNALQSVSSYGGEEHQLLMEKISSVIPPSQTAAFRSKTTQMIVDFSPWGLMGPLEQRLSLLKEALEGNSVVSFEYVSADGRGSKRIVEPYTLVLKGQSWYLYGFCTERRDFRLFKLLRMKALVKEQEHYVRQDIPLKELPWSDGWKEPQNTEALTLHFPAWGKHLAEEYFDSEELQPDGSGGYRLTVHYPENDWLLGFLLSFGTALEVLAPEHIRRRLGELAGGVAARYSSSLAQPEPSAPPPPARM